The Salegentibacter sp. Hel_I_6 region AGCGTAAAAGAGGCTACACCAAACGGTAATATCAAGAAAGGTGCAGTTTCAACAGCAGTTGTAGTTCGTACCAAGAAAGAAGTACGCAGGCAGGATGGATCTTATATCCGTTTTGATGATAATGCTTGTGTATTACTAAACCCTACCGGGGAAATGCGCGGAACTCGTGTATTTGGACCTGTGGCAAGAGAACTTCGTGATAAGCAATTCATGAAAATTGTATCATTGGCACCAGAGGTGCTTTAATACATTAACAAGATGAGAAAGCTTAAAATAAAATCTGGAGATACTGTAAGAGTGATTGCCGGTGACCATAAAGGTCAGGAAGGTAAAGTTCAAAAGGTACTCATAGAAAAGAATAAAGCCATCGTGGAAGGTGTGAACACTATCTCTAAACATGAGAAGCCAAGTGCATCTAACCCACAGGGTGGAATTGTAAAGAAAGAAGCTCCTAT contains the following coding sequences:
- the rplN gene encoding 50S ribosomal protein L14, which produces MVQQESRLRVADNTGAKEVLTIRVLGGTKKRYASVGDKIVVSVKEATPNGNIKKGAVSTAVVVRTKKEVRRQDGSYIRFDDNACVLLNPTGEMRGTRVFGPVARELRDKQFMKIVSLAPEVL
- the rplX gene encoding 50S ribosomal protein L24, whose product is MRKLKIKSGDTVRVIAGDHKGQEGKVQKVLIEKNKAIVEGVNTISKHEKPSASNPQGGIVKKEAPIHISNLSLLDKDGNTTRVGYKEEDGKKVRFSKKSNEVI